Part of the Longimicrobium sp. genome is shown below.
GGCGCTGCCGCACATCGATCGCGAAACGATGGCCCCCGCGGCCGGGTTGCGCCGCGGCGCGTACGTGCTGGCGGATGCGGAGGGCGGCGACCCGCACGCCATCCTGATCGCCAGCGGCTCGGAAGTCGCGGTCGCCCTGGAGGCGCGGACCGCGCTGGAGTCTGATGGAATCCGCGCGCGGGTGGTGAGCATGCCCAGCTGGGCGCTCTTTGCCCAGCAGCCCAGGGAGTATCGCGACGAGGTGATCCCGCCGGCCGTCAAGGCGCGCGTGGCCATCGAAGCCGCGCACCCCATGGGCTGGCACCGCTGGGTGGGCGAGGGCGAGGTGATCGGGATCAGCCACTTCGGCGCCTCGGCGCCGGCGACGCGCGTGTTCCAGGAGCTGGGCTTCAGCGCCGAGAACGTCGCGGCCAAGGCCAAGGGGCTGCTGGGGATCGGCAGCGGCCACGCGCAGGGCGCCGGCGACGCCGGGCCGACGGCGCACGGGACGGACGAACACTGAACCAGTGCGAAAGTGCGAAAGTACCAAGTGCGAAAGTAACTGCAGTTCACTCTCGCACTCTCGCACTCTCGCACTCTCGCACTCTCGCACTTTCGCACTTTCACCCCCGACGGGGAGAGCGATAACACCATGGCCGAAACCAAGCATCCGACCGACGCGGTGCGCGATGAGGGCAATCCGCTGCACGAGCTTCACGCGCTGGGGCAGAGCGTGTGGCTGGACTACATCCGCCGCGGCATCCTGGACAACGGCGAGCTGGAGGAGATGATCCGCCGCTACGACCTGCGCGGCGTGACCTCCAATCCCTCCATCTTCGAGCAGGCCATCGGCGACAGCACCGACTACGACGACGCCGTGGGCGAGCTGGCGGCGTCGCAGGCGGGCGCGTCTGCCGCGTACGAGTCGCTGGCGGTGGAGGACATCCGCCGCGCCTGCGACCTGTTCCGCGGCGTGTACGATCGCGCCGAGGGCCAGGACGGCTTCGTTTCGCTGGAAGTATCTCCCGAGCTGGCGCACGACACGCAGGGCACGCTGGACGAGGCACGGCGCCTCCGCGAGGCGGTGGACCGGCCCAACCTGATGATCAAGGTGCCGGGCACCGAGGCGGGCATCCCCG
Proteins encoded:
- a CDS encoding transketolase-like TK C-terminal-containing protein gives rise to the protein ALPHIDRETMAPAAGLRRGAYVLADAEGGDPHAILIASGSEVAVALEARTALESDGIRARVVSMPSWALFAQQPREYRDEVIPPAVKARVAIEAAHPMGWHRWVGEGEVIGISHFGASAPATRVFQELGFSAENVAAKAKGLLGIGSGHAQGAGDAGPTAHGTDEH